A DNA window from Helianthus annuus cultivar XRQ/B chromosome 15, HanXRQr2.0-SUNRISE, whole genome shotgun sequence contains the following coding sequences:
- the LOC110894248 gene encoding disease resistance protein RPV1 isoform X4, protein MASSSTVSPPTNHTRYDVFISFNEDTRFSFTDHLYEALIGAGIRTYRDNSLNDSTVRTSELERAITVSRASIVVLSKSYLVDSSSLDELRLIMERRKGFYHVVVPVFYHVDPVELRREESVCELEVFRKAEWADKVEQWKVALMEVAHLSDKAVSGPETKFIADIVNTIGNKLGLKLVSSPPHLTGMDTRAEDINLWMKDKQDAQVLAICGPAGSGKTTLAKYIYDTNLLKFESSSFLEDIGKICEQTCGLCALQEQLLSDILEDKRKELDVNSYKSQIENALRKKRVLIVLDDVDKEEQVEALLGMEEINTESKIIITSRLPDIQTLFRSRSRRCKEHKLKLLNEHESLALLSWYAFGSKIPMEGFKELALKAAHYCAGNPLALKLLGSLFVNAKDSRKRTNIEYWMSTLNLLEREPNYRIEGILRMSFEYLPFITYRELFLHIACFFIGEDEDYVVKILEPDYCATAGIVTLINRCLLTVSPSKKLMMHGLFIEMARRMVLDESPTNPAKRSRVWCNEDSYTLLRQGMGSETIEGLALDMRMVREEKHNTPMAFDADSLAKMDNLKLLQLNYVELSGSYDDFPEDLRWLCWHGFPLRTLPSELFMGNLVAIDMSYSKLEVFEPPTVIRPLKILNFKDSQSLVEIHTISRLPNLETLILWNCYSLVRVSEPIGDLKSLSLLNMTGCENLFKASNFSQQQSLTSPIPHSLQRLLLKSCSLELNDHFLSFEHHSFLQYLNLSGNLFDRLPEYNHLTNLRVLDLSFCSRLECITCLPNTLEELFVTCCKSLEKITFQSPRFGLREIDYQGCTNLLEIEGLLKLVPISKTDERFLGHMKWLKEYQSHEVCLIGDYHLTVDRSRHIQMLYEFGIMSTFLPDIKDPNMTCEYTSKSSSLSFNVPSHYNNHKLKGLNVIFKYILFGEEKYVWPIFAKIINTTKCCEWIYNPMVFGSPKFGDVAIWLSYWAMENLLDVGDQVNVSIIVENGLEVIECGASLVYDDDGDDDEMENDTWQNNVKWDEILVGNLSAFQLSKETYYLCRRDFFKSMEVDGPTPRWFRDSVGYKFDYTGMEKNRSGSQVAIVVF, encoded by the exons ATGGCCTCCAGTTCCACCGTTTCTCCACCAACAAATCACACCAGATACGACGTTTTCATAAGCTTTAACGAAGACACTCGCTTCTCCTTCACCGATCACCTCTACGAGGCCTTAATCGGTGCAGGAATCAGAACTTACAGAGACAATTCACTCAACGATTCAACCGTTAGAACCTCGGAACTCGAGAGAGCAATCACGGTATCTAGGGCTTCGATAGTCGTCTTGTCGAAAAGTTATCTAGTTGATAGTTCCTCTCTTGATGAGCTGCGGTTGATTATGGAGCGGAGAAAGGGGTTTTATCATGTGGTTGTGCCGGTTTTTTATCATGTTGATCCGGTTGAGCTTAGGAGAGAGGAGAGTGTTTGTGAGTTGGAAGTGTTTCGCAAGGCGGAGTGGGCGGATAAGGTGGAGCAGTGGAAGGTTGCGCTTATGGAAGTTGCGCATTTGAGTGATAAGGCGGTTTCGGG GCCTGAAACGAAGTTTATTGCGGATATTGTTAATACCATTGGCAATAAGCTAGGTCTCAAGTTAGTATCTAGTCCACCACATCTAACTGGAATGGACACTCGAGCCGAAGATATTAATCTATGGATGAAAGATAAGCAAGATGCTCAAGTTCTTGCAATTTGTGGACCGGCAGGAAGCGGAAAGACAACACTAGCCAAATATATTTATGATACCAACTTGCTAAAGTTTGAAAGCAGTAGTTTTCTTGAAGACATTGGAAAGATTTGTGAACAAACATGTGGTTTATGTGCATTACAAGAACAACTTCTTTCAGACATTTTAGAGGACAAGAGAAAAGAACTTGATGTTAATTCATATAAAAGTCAGATCGAAAACGCCTTACGTAAGAAACGGGTGCTTATTGTTCTTGATGACGTCGATAAAGAAGAACAAGTAGAAGCTTTACTTGGAATGGAAGAGATTAATACAGAAAGCAAAATTATTATAACAAGTAGGCTTCCAGATATACAAACATTGTTTAGATCTAGATCTCGCAGGTGTAAAGAGCACAAACTTAAGTTACTAAATGAACATGAGTCATTAGCGCTTTTAAGTTGGTATGCTTTTGGTTCTAAAATTCCCATGGAAGGTTTTAAGGAGCTTGCGTTAAAAGCCGCACATTACTGCGCGGGAAATCCGCTGGCTCTTAAATTGTTGGGTTCTTTATTTGTTAACGCTAAAGACTCACGGAAACGAACGAACATAGAATATTGGATGAGCACATTGAATTTATTAGAAAGAGAGCCTAATTACAGGATAGAAGGTATTCTCCGCATGAGCTTCGAGTATTTGCCGTTTATCACTTACCGAGAGTTGTTCTTGCATATTGCTTGTTTCTTTATCGGAGAAGATGAAGATTATGTGGTGAAGATATTGGAGCCTGATTATTGTGCAACAGCCGGGATTGTAACGTTAATTAATAGATGCCTTCTTACGGTTTCACCGAGCAAAAAACTGATGATGCATGGATTGTTTATCGAGATGGCAAGAAGGATGGTGCTTGACGAATCGCCCACGAACCCTGCAAAACGCAGTAGAGTTTGGTGTAACGAGGACTCTTACACTCTGTTGAGACAAGGAATG GGTTCAGAAACCATAGAAGGCCTAGCGCTTGACATGCGAATGGTGAGGGAAGAGAAGCATAATACG CCAATGGCCTTCGATGCTGATTCACTCGCAAAGATGGATAATCTAAAGTTGCTCCAGCTCAACTATGTGGAATTATCGGGATCCTACGACGATTTCCCAGAAGATTTGAGATGGCTTTGTTGGCACGGGTTTCCGTTAAGAACCCTACCTTCTGAATTATTCATGGGGAACTTGGTCGCTATAGACATGAGTTATAGCAAACTCGAAGTATTTGAACCACCCACG GTAATTAGACCACTAAAGATACTAAACTTTAAAGACTCACAAAGCCTAGTAGAAATCCACACTATTTCCCGGCTTCCCAATCTCGAGACGTTGATTCTTTGGAACTGTTACAGTTTGGTTCGTGTTTCCGAGCCCATCGGAGATCTCAAGAGTCTTTCTCTATTAAACATGACCGGATGCGAAAACCTGTTTAAAGCCTCAAATTTCAGTCAACAACAGTCTTTGACTTCCCCCATTCCACACTCATTACAACGTCTTTTACTAAAAAGTTGCAGTCTCGAGCTCAACGATCATTTTTTAAGCTTTGAACATCATTCATTTTTGCAGTACCTGAATTTAAGCGGTAATTTGTTCGACCGCTTGCCTGAATACAATCATCTTACGAATCTTCGGGTACTTGACTTGAGTTTTTGCTCCAGACTTGAGTGCATTACATGTCTTCCAAATACGCTAGAAGAGTTGTTTGTTACGTGTTGTAAGTCATTAGAGAAAATTACGTTCCAATCACCACGATTCGGGTTGCGGGAAATCGATTATCAAGGTTGTACTAATTTATTGGAAATTGAGGGTCTTTTAAAACTCGTGCCGatatcaaaaactgatgaacggtTTTTGGGGCATATGAAGTGGCTGAAAGAATATCAGAGTCATGAAGTATGCCTGATTGGTGATTATCATCTCACAGTAGACAGAAGTCGACATATCCAGATGCTATACGAATTCGGTATAATGAGCACGTTTCTGCCAGACATAAAGGACCCGAATATGACGTGTGAGTACACCTCAAAATCTTCATCATTATCCTTTAACGTGCCTTCACATTATAATAACCATAAGCTCAAAGGATTAAACGTCATTTTCAAATACATACTATTCGGCGAGGAGAAATATGTATGGCCAATATTTGCGAAAATCATTAACACAACCAAATGTTGTGAATGGATTTACAACCCTATGGTCTTCGGGAGCCCTAAATTTGGTGACGTTGCTATATGGTTAAGTTATTGGGCGATGGAAAACTTATTAGACGTCGGTGATCAAGTTAACGTGTCTATTATTGTCGAGAATGGATTAGAGGTAATCGAGTGTGGTGCAAGCCTTgtgtatgatgatgatggtgatgatgatgagatGGAGAATGACACGTGGCAAAATAACGTTAAATGGGATGAAATACTTGTAGGGAATTTGTCGGCATTTCAGTTAAGCAAAGAAACGTATTATCTATGTCGCCGCGATTTCTTTAAGTCGATGGAGGTTGATGGACCGACGCCTAGGTGGTTCAGGGATTCGGTTGGTTATAAGTTTGATTATACAG GGATGGAGAAAAACCGGTCGGGATCCCAAGTTGCGATCGTAGTTTTTTAA
- the LOC110894248 gene encoding disease resistance protein RPV1 isoform X3: MASSSTVSPPTNHTRYDVFISFNEDTRFSFTDHLYEALIGAGIRTYRDNSLNDSTVRTSELERAITVSRASIVVLSKSYLVDSSSLDELRLIMERRKGFYHVVVPVFYHVDPVELRREESVCELEVFRKAEWADKVEQWKVALMEVAHLSDKAVSGPETKFIADIVNTIGNKLGLKLVSSPPHLTGMDTRAEDINLWMKDKQDAQVLAICGPAGSGKTTLAKYIYDTNLLKFESSSFLEDIGKICEQTCGLCALQEQLLSDILEDKRKELDVNSYKSQIENALRKKRVLIVLDDVDKEEQVEALLGMEEINTESKIIITSRLPDIQTLFRSRSRRCKEHKLKLLNEHESLALLSWYAFGSKIPMEGFKELALKAAHYCAGNPLALKLLGSLFVNAKDSRKRTNIEYWMSTLNLLEREPNYRIEGILRMSFEYLPFITYRELFLHIACFFIGEDEDYVVKILEPDYCATAGIVTLINRCLLTVSPSKKLMMHGLFIEMARRMVLDESPTNPAKRSRVWCNEDSYTLLRQGMGSETIEGLALDMRMVREEKHNTPMAFDADSLAKMDNLKLLQLNYVELSGSYDDFPEDLRWLCWHGFPLRTLPSELFMGNLVAIDMSYSKLEVFEPPTVIRPLKILNFKDSQSLVEIHTISRLPNLETLILWNCYSLVRVSEPIGDLKSLSLLNMTGCENLFKASNFSQQQSLTSPIPHSLQRLLLKSCSLELNDHFLSFEHHSFLQYLNLSGNLFDRLPEYNHLTNLRVLDLSFCSRLECITCLPNTLEELFVTCCKSLEKITFQSPRFGLREIDYQGCTNLLEIEGLLKLVPISKTDERFLGHMKWLKEYQSHEVCLIGDYHLTVDRSRHIQMLYEFGIMSTFLPDIKDPNMTCEYTSKSSSLSFNVPSHYNNHKLKGLNVIFKYILFGEEKYVWPIFAKIINTTKCCEWIYNPMVFGSPKFGDVAIWLSYWAMENLLDVGDQVNVSIIVENGLEVIECGASLVYDDDGDDDEMENDTWQNNVKWDEILVGNLSAFQLSKETYYLCRRDFFKSMEVDGPTPRWFRDSVGYKFDYTEIQGWRKTGRDPKLRS, encoded by the exons ATGGCCTCCAGTTCCACCGTTTCTCCACCAACAAATCACACCAGATACGACGTTTTCATAAGCTTTAACGAAGACACTCGCTTCTCCTTCACCGATCACCTCTACGAGGCCTTAATCGGTGCAGGAATCAGAACTTACAGAGACAATTCACTCAACGATTCAACCGTTAGAACCTCGGAACTCGAGAGAGCAATCACGGTATCTAGGGCTTCGATAGTCGTCTTGTCGAAAAGTTATCTAGTTGATAGTTCCTCTCTTGATGAGCTGCGGTTGATTATGGAGCGGAGAAAGGGGTTTTATCATGTGGTTGTGCCGGTTTTTTATCATGTTGATCCGGTTGAGCTTAGGAGAGAGGAGAGTGTTTGTGAGTTGGAAGTGTTTCGCAAGGCGGAGTGGGCGGATAAGGTGGAGCAGTGGAAGGTTGCGCTTATGGAAGTTGCGCATTTGAGTGATAAGGCGGTTTCGGG GCCTGAAACGAAGTTTATTGCGGATATTGTTAATACCATTGGCAATAAGCTAGGTCTCAAGTTAGTATCTAGTCCACCACATCTAACTGGAATGGACACTCGAGCCGAAGATATTAATCTATGGATGAAAGATAAGCAAGATGCTCAAGTTCTTGCAATTTGTGGACCGGCAGGAAGCGGAAAGACAACACTAGCCAAATATATTTATGATACCAACTTGCTAAAGTTTGAAAGCAGTAGTTTTCTTGAAGACATTGGAAAGATTTGTGAACAAACATGTGGTTTATGTGCATTACAAGAACAACTTCTTTCAGACATTTTAGAGGACAAGAGAAAAGAACTTGATGTTAATTCATATAAAAGTCAGATCGAAAACGCCTTACGTAAGAAACGGGTGCTTATTGTTCTTGATGACGTCGATAAAGAAGAACAAGTAGAAGCTTTACTTGGAATGGAAGAGATTAATACAGAAAGCAAAATTATTATAACAAGTAGGCTTCCAGATATACAAACATTGTTTAGATCTAGATCTCGCAGGTGTAAAGAGCACAAACTTAAGTTACTAAATGAACATGAGTCATTAGCGCTTTTAAGTTGGTATGCTTTTGGTTCTAAAATTCCCATGGAAGGTTTTAAGGAGCTTGCGTTAAAAGCCGCACATTACTGCGCGGGAAATCCGCTGGCTCTTAAATTGTTGGGTTCTTTATTTGTTAACGCTAAAGACTCACGGAAACGAACGAACATAGAATATTGGATGAGCACATTGAATTTATTAGAAAGAGAGCCTAATTACAGGATAGAAGGTATTCTCCGCATGAGCTTCGAGTATTTGCCGTTTATCACTTACCGAGAGTTGTTCTTGCATATTGCTTGTTTCTTTATCGGAGAAGATGAAGATTATGTGGTGAAGATATTGGAGCCTGATTATTGTGCAACAGCCGGGATTGTAACGTTAATTAATAGATGCCTTCTTACGGTTTCACCGAGCAAAAAACTGATGATGCATGGATTGTTTATCGAGATGGCAAGAAGGATGGTGCTTGACGAATCGCCCACGAACCCTGCAAAACGCAGTAGAGTTTGGTGTAACGAGGACTCTTACACTCTGTTGAGACAAGGAATG GGTTCAGAAACCATAGAAGGCCTAGCGCTTGACATGCGAATGGTGAGGGAAGAGAAGCATAATACG CCAATGGCCTTCGATGCTGATTCACTCGCAAAGATGGATAATCTAAAGTTGCTCCAGCTCAACTATGTGGAATTATCGGGATCCTACGACGATTTCCCAGAAGATTTGAGATGGCTTTGTTGGCACGGGTTTCCGTTAAGAACCCTACCTTCTGAATTATTCATGGGGAACTTGGTCGCTATAGACATGAGTTATAGCAAACTCGAAGTATTTGAACCACCCACG GTAATTAGACCACTAAAGATACTAAACTTTAAAGACTCACAAAGCCTAGTAGAAATCCACACTATTTCCCGGCTTCCCAATCTCGAGACGTTGATTCTTTGGAACTGTTACAGTTTGGTTCGTGTTTCCGAGCCCATCGGAGATCTCAAGAGTCTTTCTCTATTAAACATGACCGGATGCGAAAACCTGTTTAAAGCCTCAAATTTCAGTCAACAACAGTCTTTGACTTCCCCCATTCCACACTCATTACAACGTCTTTTACTAAAAAGTTGCAGTCTCGAGCTCAACGATCATTTTTTAAGCTTTGAACATCATTCATTTTTGCAGTACCTGAATTTAAGCGGTAATTTGTTCGACCGCTTGCCTGAATACAATCATCTTACGAATCTTCGGGTACTTGACTTGAGTTTTTGCTCCAGACTTGAGTGCATTACATGTCTTCCAAATACGCTAGAAGAGTTGTTTGTTACGTGTTGTAAGTCATTAGAGAAAATTACGTTCCAATCACCACGATTCGGGTTGCGGGAAATCGATTATCAAGGTTGTACTAATTTATTGGAAATTGAGGGTCTTTTAAAACTCGTGCCGatatcaaaaactgatgaacggtTTTTGGGGCATATGAAGTGGCTGAAAGAATATCAGAGTCATGAAGTATGCCTGATTGGTGATTATCATCTCACAGTAGACAGAAGTCGACATATCCAGATGCTATACGAATTCGGTATAATGAGCACGTTTCTGCCAGACATAAAGGACCCGAATATGACGTGTGAGTACACCTCAAAATCTTCATCATTATCCTTTAACGTGCCTTCACATTATAATAACCATAAGCTCAAAGGATTAAACGTCATTTTCAAATACATACTATTCGGCGAGGAGAAATATGTATGGCCAATATTTGCGAAAATCATTAACACAACCAAATGTTGTGAATGGATTTACAACCCTATGGTCTTCGGGAGCCCTAAATTTGGTGACGTTGCTATATGGTTAAGTTATTGGGCGATGGAAAACTTATTAGACGTCGGTGATCAAGTTAACGTGTCTATTATTGTCGAGAATGGATTAGAGGTAATCGAGTGTGGTGCAAGCCTTgtgtatgatgatgatggtgatgatgatgagatGGAGAATGACACGTGGCAAAATAACGTTAAATGGGATGAAATACTTGTAGGGAATTTGTCGGCATTTCAGTTAAGCAAAGAAACGTATTATCTATGTCGCCGCGATTTCTTTAAGTCGATGGAGGTTGATGGACCGACGCCTAGGTGGTTCAGGGATTCGGTTGGTTATAAGTTTGATTATACAG AGATACAGGGATGGAGAAAAACCGGTCGGGATCCCAAGTTGCGATCGTAG
- the LOC110894248 gene encoding disease resistance protein RUN1 isoform X2, with the protein MASSSTVSPPTNHTRYDVFISFNEDTRFSFTDHLYEALIGAGIRTYRDNSLNDSTVRTSELERAITVSRASIVVLSKSYLVDSSSLDELRLIMERRKGFYHVVVPVFYHVDPVELRREESVCELEVFRKAEWADKVEQWKVALMEVAHLSDKAVSGPETKFIADIVNTIGNKLGLKLVSSPPHLTGMDTRAEDINLWMKDKQDAQVLAICGPAGSGKTTLAKYIYDTNLLKFESSSFLEDIGKICEQTCGLCALQEQLLSDILEDKRKELDVNSYKSQIENALRKKRVLIVLDDVDKEEQVEALLGMEEINTESKIIITSRLPDIQTLFRSRSRRCKEHKLKLLNEHESLALLSWYAFGSKIPMEGFKELALKAAHYCAGNPLALKLLGSLFVNAKDSRKRTNIEYWMSTLNLLEREPNYRIEGILRMSFEYLPFITYRELFLHIACFFIGEDEDYVVKILEPDYCATAGIVTLINRCLLTVSPSKKLMMHGLFIEMARRMVLDESPTNPAKRSRVWCNEDSYTLLRQGMGSETIEGLALDMRMVREEKHNTQPMAFDADSLAKMDNLKLLQLNYVELSGSYDDFPEDLRWLCWHGFPLRTLPSELFMGNLVAIDMSYSKLEVFEPPTVIRPLKILNFKDSQSLVEIHTISRLPNLETLILWNCYSLVRVSEPIGDLKSLSLLNMTGCENLFKASNFSQQQSLTSPIPHSLQRLLLKSCSLELNDHFLSFEHHSFLQYLNLSGNLFDRLPEYNHLTNLRVLDLSFCSRLECITCLPNTLEELFVTCCKSLEKITFQSPRFGLREIDYQGCTNLLEIEGLLKLVPISKTDERFLGHMKWLKEYQSHEVCLIGDYHLTVDRSRHIQMLYEFGIMSTFLPDIKDPNMTCEYTSKSSSLSFNVPSHYNNHKLKGLNVIFKYILFGEEKYVWPIFAKIINTTKCCEWIYNPMVFGSPKFGDVAIWLSYWAMENLLDVGDQVNVSIIVENGLEVIECGASLVYDDDGDDDEMENDTWQNNVKWDEILVGNLSAFQLSKETYYLCRRDFFKSMEVDGPTPRWFRDSVGYKFDYTGMEKNRSGSQVAIVVF; encoded by the exons ATGGCCTCCAGTTCCACCGTTTCTCCACCAACAAATCACACCAGATACGACGTTTTCATAAGCTTTAACGAAGACACTCGCTTCTCCTTCACCGATCACCTCTACGAGGCCTTAATCGGTGCAGGAATCAGAACTTACAGAGACAATTCACTCAACGATTCAACCGTTAGAACCTCGGAACTCGAGAGAGCAATCACGGTATCTAGGGCTTCGATAGTCGTCTTGTCGAAAAGTTATCTAGTTGATAGTTCCTCTCTTGATGAGCTGCGGTTGATTATGGAGCGGAGAAAGGGGTTTTATCATGTGGTTGTGCCGGTTTTTTATCATGTTGATCCGGTTGAGCTTAGGAGAGAGGAGAGTGTTTGTGAGTTGGAAGTGTTTCGCAAGGCGGAGTGGGCGGATAAGGTGGAGCAGTGGAAGGTTGCGCTTATGGAAGTTGCGCATTTGAGTGATAAGGCGGTTTCGGG GCCTGAAACGAAGTTTATTGCGGATATTGTTAATACCATTGGCAATAAGCTAGGTCTCAAGTTAGTATCTAGTCCACCACATCTAACTGGAATGGACACTCGAGCCGAAGATATTAATCTATGGATGAAAGATAAGCAAGATGCTCAAGTTCTTGCAATTTGTGGACCGGCAGGAAGCGGAAAGACAACACTAGCCAAATATATTTATGATACCAACTTGCTAAAGTTTGAAAGCAGTAGTTTTCTTGAAGACATTGGAAAGATTTGTGAACAAACATGTGGTTTATGTGCATTACAAGAACAACTTCTTTCAGACATTTTAGAGGACAAGAGAAAAGAACTTGATGTTAATTCATATAAAAGTCAGATCGAAAACGCCTTACGTAAGAAACGGGTGCTTATTGTTCTTGATGACGTCGATAAAGAAGAACAAGTAGAAGCTTTACTTGGAATGGAAGAGATTAATACAGAAAGCAAAATTATTATAACAAGTAGGCTTCCAGATATACAAACATTGTTTAGATCTAGATCTCGCAGGTGTAAAGAGCACAAACTTAAGTTACTAAATGAACATGAGTCATTAGCGCTTTTAAGTTGGTATGCTTTTGGTTCTAAAATTCCCATGGAAGGTTTTAAGGAGCTTGCGTTAAAAGCCGCACATTACTGCGCGGGAAATCCGCTGGCTCTTAAATTGTTGGGTTCTTTATTTGTTAACGCTAAAGACTCACGGAAACGAACGAACATAGAATATTGGATGAGCACATTGAATTTATTAGAAAGAGAGCCTAATTACAGGATAGAAGGTATTCTCCGCATGAGCTTCGAGTATTTGCCGTTTATCACTTACCGAGAGTTGTTCTTGCATATTGCTTGTTTCTTTATCGGAGAAGATGAAGATTATGTGGTGAAGATATTGGAGCCTGATTATTGTGCAACAGCCGGGATTGTAACGTTAATTAATAGATGCCTTCTTACGGTTTCACCGAGCAAAAAACTGATGATGCATGGATTGTTTATCGAGATGGCAAGAAGGATGGTGCTTGACGAATCGCCCACGAACCCTGCAAAACGCAGTAGAGTTTGGTGTAACGAGGACTCTTACACTCTGTTGAGACAAGGAATG GGTTCAGAAACCATAGAAGGCCTAGCGCTTGACATGCGAATGGTGAGGGAAGAGAAGCATAATACG CAGCCAATGGCCTTCGATGCTGATTCACTCGCAAAGATGGATAATCTAAAGTTGCTCCAGCTCAACTATGTGGAATTATCGGGATCCTACGACGATTTCCCAGAAGATTTGAGATGGCTTTGTTGGCACGGGTTTCCGTTAAGAACCCTACCTTCTGAATTATTCATGGGGAACTTGGTCGCTATAGACATGAGTTATAGCAAACTCGAAGTATTTGAACCACCCACG GTAATTAGACCACTAAAGATACTAAACTTTAAAGACTCACAAAGCCTAGTAGAAATCCACACTATTTCCCGGCTTCCCAATCTCGAGACGTTGATTCTTTGGAACTGTTACAGTTTGGTTCGTGTTTCCGAGCCCATCGGAGATCTCAAGAGTCTTTCTCTATTAAACATGACCGGATGCGAAAACCTGTTTAAAGCCTCAAATTTCAGTCAACAACAGTCTTTGACTTCCCCCATTCCACACTCATTACAACGTCTTTTACTAAAAAGTTGCAGTCTCGAGCTCAACGATCATTTTTTAAGCTTTGAACATCATTCATTTTTGCAGTACCTGAATTTAAGCGGTAATTTGTTCGACCGCTTGCCTGAATACAATCATCTTACGAATCTTCGGGTACTTGACTTGAGTTTTTGCTCCAGACTTGAGTGCATTACATGTCTTCCAAATACGCTAGAAGAGTTGTTTGTTACGTGTTGTAAGTCATTAGAGAAAATTACGTTCCAATCACCACGATTCGGGTTGCGGGAAATCGATTATCAAGGTTGTACTAATTTATTGGAAATTGAGGGTCTTTTAAAACTCGTGCCGatatcaaaaactgatgaacggtTTTTGGGGCATATGAAGTGGCTGAAAGAATATCAGAGTCATGAAGTATGCCTGATTGGTGATTATCATCTCACAGTAGACAGAAGTCGACATATCCAGATGCTATACGAATTCGGTATAATGAGCACGTTTCTGCCAGACATAAAGGACCCGAATATGACGTGTGAGTACACCTCAAAATCTTCATCATTATCCTTTAACGTGCCTTCACATTATAATAACCATAAGCTCAAAGGATTAAACGTCATTTTCAAATACATACTATTCGGCGAGGAGAAATATGTATGGCCAATATTTGCGAAAATCATTAACACAACCAAATGTTGTGAATGGATTTACAACCCTATGGTCTTCGGGAGCCCTAAATTTGGTGACGTTGCTATATGGTTAAGTTATTGGGCGATGGAAAACTTATTAGACGTCGGTGATCAAGTTAACGTGTCTATTATTGTCGAGAATGGATTAGAGGTAATCGAGTGTGGTGCAAGCCTTgtgtatgatgatgatggtgatgatgatgagatGGAGAATGACACGTGGCAAAATAACGTTAAATGGGATGAAATACTTGTAGGGAATTTGTCGGCATTTCAGTTAAGCAAAGAAACGTATTATCTATGTCGCCGCGATTTCTTTAAGTCGATGGAGGTTGATGGACCGACGCCTAGGTGGTTCAGGGATTCGGTTGGTTATAAGTTTGATTATACAG GGATGGAGAAAAACCGGTCGGGATCCCAAGTTGCGATCGTAGTTTTTTAA